A genomic window from Sparus aurata chromosome 4, fSpaAur1.1, whole genome shotgun sequence includes:
- the kif28 gene encoding kinesin-like protein KIF28P, which translates to MVSSSITIQDPRDSHSRRSFCFDYAYWSHSGFAQDRCGLFVPEEPGGRYADQDSVFQDLGEGILENALQGYNATLLAYGQTGSGKSYSMVGYGPNKGLVPKLCERLFQAIRENQESRQCQVFFSMLEIYNEQVVDLLSRGSRTPGGLRVREEQQRGFYVEGLRTVPCENAPQVEQLMEQGTRTRTTAATHMNANSSRSHMLIILQLKQIFSKESITKQSNINLVDLAGSERQRSSGSEADRLKEGTAINLSLTTLGNVISALADVAVGKKVVHIPYRDSVLTKLLQSALGGNSRTVMIATLSPADICYEESLSTLRYAERAKRIQNRAVVNESPTERLVKELKAENARLLQRLSRLGQEGRRANDETKELRQLLTHNELQIRAIQTLWEQHLQEALKDWEQQYANITQERRMMQMHPYILNINEDAQLSGVVKLFIQEGEWDIGLCDSSQRSISIKGLGIQERHAVFRNEQRRVTMTPLEGSKVIVNGNAVSQTTELQHLDRLILGSNCTYLFIGYPSERGGDDWSRYDYDYFQSELAAAEGIHLGESSAGSSLTDPSLLAVFYDYIKLMPMMAEANQMSQELNKGVEFKLEIKNLALSDSKGHDLKKELVVRVTAKGRKQVWIWSKAKFVNRKFLMEDVYQQHQAEKSGGNSAEGLSAAALPRDKDPFWDPVEPLLLGTAHLWLQSLAFRIPLEEQLEVLGSEGTEEAILQAQLVPCTSTGLPLGEDDILIDPSELLGRRLDFQLVLEQCCGLRWIREARNRGVQIGFRLFDCSQPLYTPAVWHNVNPLLDHRVHFASLHTSQRLLDYLQSSAVVLELWGLQEGCTDLTSSLEGVRMTTDGVFIMEEAGPTDTAPVDSSELSCSVRALQQDLEELKSVNASLRKENHALREQLNTARNGGESVRGRSVRPSCDAEFARSLKVFYHSMTSVRGQLQRLRRHRPSEDSDLLGLRLFVDEQSRLLRDFSEKLEQSVSTLKQDVAAIVRRKRERSGIWS; encoded by the exons ATGGTGTCGAGCTCCATCACCATCCAGGACCCACGGGACTCCCACAGCCGCCGCTCGTTCTGCTTCGACTACGCCTACTGGTCCCACAGCGGCTTCGCACAGGACCGCTGTGGCCTCTTCGTGCCTGAAGAGCCCGGGGGACGATACGCTGACCAG GACAGTGTGTTCCAGGACCTGGGAGAGGGAATACTGGAGAATGCACTGCAG GGTTACAATGCCACACTGCTGGCCTACGGGCAGACCGGCTCAGGGAAGAGTTACTCGATGGTTGGCTACGGGCCCAACAAAGGCCTGGTTCCTAAACTCTGCGAGCGGCTGTTTCAGGCCATCAGAGAGAAccaggagagcagacagtgTCAG GTCTTTTTCAGTATGTTGGAAATCTACAATGAGCAg gtgGTTGACCTGCTGTCTCGGGGGTCTCGCACTCCGGGGGGgctcagagtcagagaggagcagcagagaggcttCTACGTGGAGGGCCTCCGAACAGTCCCGTGTGAAAACGCACCACAG GTGGAGCAGCTGATGGAGCAGGGGACCAGGACTCGAACCACTGCCGCCACTCACATGAACGCCAACAGCAGTCGCTCTCACATGctcatcatcctccagctcaaacag atCTTCTCCAAAGAGAGCATCACAAAGCAGTCCAACATCAACCTGGTGGACCTGGCTGGCAGTGAGCGTCAGAGGTCGTCGGGGTCGGAGGCCGACAGACTCAAAGAGGGCACGGCCATCAACCTGAGCCTCACCACCCTCGGCAATGTCATcag cgCCCTCGCTGATGTGGCGGTGGGGAAGAAGGTCGTCCATATACCCTACAGAGACTCAGTCCTCACCAAGCTGCTGCAGTCTGCGCTGGGAGGCAACAGTCGCACTGTCATG ATTGCCACGCTGAGCCCTGCTGATATCTGCTATGAGGAGTCTCTCTCAACCCTGCGCTACGCTGAGAG GGCGAAGCGTATCCAGAACCGAGCCGTGGTGAACGAGAGCCCCACCGAGCGTCTGGTCAAAGAGCTGAAGGCCGAGAACGCCAGACTGCTGCAGCGACTGAGCCGGCTGGGCCAGGAGGGCCGCAGGGCCAACGACGAGACCA aggagCTTCGGCAGCTGCTGACCCACAATGAACTCCAGATTAGAGCCATTCAGACTCTGTGGGAACAACACCTGCAGGAGGCGCTGAAGGACTGGGAGCAACAGTACGCCAacatcacacag gagaggaggatgatgcAGATGCATCCCTACATCCTGAACATCAACGAGGATGCTCAGCTGTCCGGCGTGGTCAAGCTTTTCATTCAGGAGG GGGAATGGGACATTGGTCTGTGTGACTCTTCCCAAAGATCCATCTCTATCAAGGGCTTAGG gATCCAGGAGCGTCACGCTGTCTTCAGAAACGAACAGCGCCGGGTCACAATGACCCCGCTGgaagggtcaaaggtcattgTCAATGGCAATGCTGTCTCCCAGACGACTGAGCTGCAGCACCTG GACCGTCTCATTCTCGGTTCAAACTGTACCTACCTGTTTATTGGTTATCCCTCTGAGAGGGGCGGGGACGACTGGAGCCGCTACGACTACGACTACTTCCAGTCTGAGCTGGCCGCAGCTGAAGGCATCCACCTGG gtgagtcCAGTGCCGGGTCCAGTCTGACTGACCCCAGCCTGCTGGCCGTCTTCTACGACTACATCAAACTGATGCCCATGATGGCTGAGGCCAACCAGATGAGCCAGGAGCTGAACAAG GGGGTGGAGTTTAAGTTGGAGATCAAGAATCTGGCACTGTCAGATTCAAAAGGTCACGATCTGAAGAAGGAGCTTGTCGTCAGGGTCACTGCTAAGGGAAGAAAACAG GTTTGGATTTGGTCCAAGGCCAAGTTTGTGAACCGCAAATTCCTGATGGAAGATGTCTACCAGCAGCACCAGGCTGAAAAGAGCGGAGGAAAT AGCGCAGAGGGGCTTTCTGCAGCTGCCTTACCCAGAGACAAAGACCCGTTCTGGGATCCTGTGGAGCCTCTGCTCCTGGGCACTGCTCACCTCTGGCTTCAGTCTTTGGCTTTCCGCATTCCACTAGAAGAGCAGCTTGAA GTGCTGGGGTCAGAGGGCACAGAGGAAGCCATCCTACAAGCACAGCTGGTCCCCTGCACCTCCACTGGGct CCCTCTGGGTGAGGACGACATTCTGATCGACCCGTCTGAGTTGCTGGGTCGACGACTGGACTTCCAGCTGGTCCTGGAACAGTGCTGTGGCCTCCGCTGGATCAGAGAGGCCCGTAACAGAGGGGTCCAGATTGG TTTCAGGCTGTTTGACTGCAGCCAGCCTCTGTACACTCCGGCCGTGTGGCACAACGTCAATCCTCTGTTGGATCACAGAGTTCACTTCGCCTCCCTCCACACCTCCCAGCGTCTGCTCGACTACCTGCAGAGCAGCGCTGTTGTGCTGGAGCTGTGGGGGCTGCAAG AGGGTTGTACAGACCTGACATCATCCCTGGAGGGAGTGAGGATGACTACAGATGGAGTCTTCATCATGGAGGAGGCAGGCCCAACAGACACCGCA cccGTAGACTCCTCAGAGCTCAGTTGTTCGGTAAGAGCTCTTCAACAGGACCTGGAGGAACTGAAGAGCGTCAACGCTTCACTGAGAAAAGAAAACCACGCTCTGAGAGAACAACTCAACACAGCCAGGAATG GTGGGGAGAGTGTGCGCGGCCGGTCGGTGCGACCCAGCTGCGATGCAGAGTTCGCTCGCTCTCTCAAGGTTTTCTACCACAGCATGACCTCGGTCAGGGGTCAGCTGCAGCGCCTGCGCAGACACAGGCCCAGT GAGGACTCGGACCTGCTCGGGCTGAGACTGTTTGTGGACGAGCAGAGTCGCCTGCTGAGGGACTTCtctgagaagctggaacaaAGCGTCTCTACACTCAAACAAGACGTGGCCGCCATCGTCCGCCGGAAACGAGAACGGTCGGGAATCTGGTCTTGA